The genomic stretch GTCTTCTGGCAAAACGAAGAAGTCACGAACTCCGAGCCGCACCGCCTTAAGGATGAGGTCGGGGCTTTTCTCCTTGCTAAGAGCGAATACATGCATCTCCGCATGCTCTACCTTCAACTGTTCGATGATGGCCAAGGCCTTGTCGGGGTCCTGGCTCAAATCGACGAAGAGAACGGCAGGTTTTTTGTCCGTGACCAACATGTAGCCCGATTGGTAGTCGGCAGCGTTGCCCACGACCTTAATCGCGGACTCCACGGACTTTCCCATCTCCTCCCTAATTGCAGCATCGGCTGAAATGATGACGCAACCTTCTTGGCTCACCATCGTATCTCTCTTTCTATCTCTAGAAGTGTTCTAATCCACGCGTAGAGCCTCTAATCAATTCAACAGTCACCGGCGGAGGCAATGAAGGGGCTGATGCTGGCTCAACTTTGGGCTTTGGCTTAGGCGGCGTCCAGCCGATGAGGCGGACAGGAGTCGAGCCTTTTGTATTGACCGGAGATTGATCGAGCGTGTTGCGCATAGCCAGCTGAATGTCGTTGCGGCTCGCCAACGCGAGCTTTTCAGCATCGGCAGGACCCACCAAGAGGGTTACGGCGCTCACGCGCTTGGGCTTGCCATTCTCACGGGTGATCTCTTGACCGACGGCAAGCACAGGCACACGCTGAAGAACCGTTTTGGTAATAACACCCTCGCCCTTTATTGGCTCCATGGTCACGATAACATCCACGAGGTCGCCTGGCTTGATGAAGCCCGCCACGCCGATGATCTCGTTAACCCGGACGGCCACGGCCCGTTGACCCTTGGGGATTATCGCCGCCAGTCCCGTCCCTCCGCCTTTCGGAATCAGGTGACCTTCCAAGATGGGCTCGCCGGCGAGAATCCTTCGCGCCGCCGCCCGTCCCACCACTTTCTTGGAGTCCTGGAAGGCACCCTTAAGGAGGGCCTTCTTCGGCCAAGGAGCAGTTTTCACATCACTAGTGGTGACGGTCATACCCGGTGCAATTTCGCGCTCGGCGACCGCCAAGGTGGTGAAGCCCTCGCGGGCCAGCTTATCCCTGAGAGCGGCCGACATTTGACTCTCCCGCAGATTCATGTAGCGGGTCATCAAAAAGATGGTCAGAAAGCCGGCTGCAACGGCCCCTACGAGTACGAGGACTCGAAGGTTTATAAAGCGTCCCATGACCTCCTCCTCCCTTCGGTAAACTTAAAGTGGAGAGCCCCAAATAACAAAGCCCAGCGTGCCAGCGGCAATTGCTAGGCTGTAGGGCATGTGCGGTTTATCTCGGGAAGCTAGCGGGTAACGCCCCCGAAAAGTTATGAAGCAGACCAGGTCCTCGTAGATGGTCTTCATGAAGTTGGCGCCCTTTCCACCCGAGGCTACTATCATCCCCAGAGCTAAGACACCTCCCGCCAGTCCGCTATAAACCGTGGCGATGAGGATGTTCTTGGGGCCGAGCCATGCCCCCAGGCCCGCCAGCAGTTTCACGTCGCCTCCGCCCATCCCTCCGAGCATGTATGGGACGAGGAGAACCCCTAAGCCAACGGAGAGGCCAAGGGCGCTGGACTTCAAACCAGGAAGTCCAGTAGTGGCCAGGTGGAAGACAAGACCGCCCACGGCTGCGGGCACGGTAAGGACATTGGGAATCTTCCGTGCCCAAAGGTCCGTCCCCACTGCGATGGCGAGAATTATGAGGATGACGATATTTGTACTCATCCTTGCTTCGAAGGCTCCATCAAAAGATTTCAGGCAAGGCCCACAGCGACGGGGACCAAAAGCCGCTTGCCTTTCCCCGAGCGCTGCAGGCCGAAAAGAACCTCGTTTAGTTCGATGACGGAATCGTCGCGCTGAGCGTGGTGTTCACGCCGCCGAACACGCCGTTCAACGTAGTACCGAGGGTCTGAACGGTCAGAATGATGGCAGCCGCAATGAGGGCTACCAAGAGGCCGTACTCAACCGCCGAGGCCCCATCTTCGTCCTGCATGAACATCTTGAGGTGCTTTATCATGGTGTCCTTCCTCCCAAAGCTTATTGTGCGATCTAACTTCTGGAAGGGTCGGAATTTCTGAGCACCCCCAAGGCACCCATTCCCTTCCACTTTGATCGGCTATTCAGCTATAGAGTTTAGCAAGGCCCGTGCCACGCTTGGTCCCTGCCTTCCCATATTATCGTACCGGCATGGATACAGCCTTGGAACTGCTTGATAATAAAACAGATAGGAAATGGACCGGGCAGCGTAGCACCCCTCAGCATTTCAGAATGCTTGTTTTGGTTGGAG from Nitrospinota bacterium encodes the following:
- the cpaB gene encoding Flp pilus assembly protein CpaB, coding for MGRFINLRVLVLVGAVAAGFLTIFLMTRYMNLRESQMSAALRDKLAREGFTTLAVAEREIAPGMTVTTSDVKTAPWPKKALLKGAFQDSKKVVGRAAARRILAGEPILEGHLIPKGGGTGLAAIIPKGQRAVAVRVNEIIGVAGFIKPGDLVDVIVTMEPIKGEGVITKTVLQRVPVLAVGQEITRENGKPKRVSAVTLLVGPADAEKLALASRNDIQLAMRNTLDQSPVNTKGSTPVRLIGWTPPKPKPKVEPASAPSLPPPVTVELIRGSTRGLEHF
- a CDS encoding prepilin peptidase, translating into MSTNIVILIILAIAVGTDLWARKIPNVLTVPAAVGGLVFHLATTGLPGLKSSALGLSVGLGVLLVPYMLGGMGGGDVKLLAGLGAWLGPKNILIATVYSGLAGGVLALGMIVASGGKGANFMKTIYEDLVCFITFRGRYPLASRDKPHMPYSLAIAAGTLGFVIWGSPL
- a CDS encoding Flp family type IVb pilin, whose product is MIKHLKMFMQDEDGASAVEYGLLVALIAAAIILTVQTLGTTLNGVFGGVNTTLSATIPSSN